One part of the Methermicoccus shengliensis DSM 18856 genome encodes these proteins:
- the fpoH gene encoding F420H2 dehydrogenase subunit FpoH: protein MSLLASYPFIKPLVIGLVGAAVLTGLLYLGGMFVVWLERKFTADMQSRFGPNRVGKYGLLQLIADALKLLTKEDIVPRSADQLLYLGAPIVAVSSALLMAAGMPYGYIRLPDWSILGVSLQGTHLLAVSNLDVGLLYVEAVSAVSVVGIFMAGWASPNKYALISAFRNVARMIGYEVPLAMSVVGVAVMAHSLNFVDVVNMQSSLYELFPVHPLLRYIPAWFIILQPIGFVVFGVSMLAELGSKPFDQIEAEEEIVAGWGVEYSGMRWALIYFSEYFHLILGSLFMVLLFFGGWTLPFDYPISLSPLVLLAKVILVIMGVLVVRWSLPRFRIDQVQTLGWKLLLPLSLINLAWAGALGMVL, encoded by the coding sequence ATGTCGTTGCTCGCAAGCTATCCGTTCATCAAGCCGCTTGTGATTGGGCTCGTGGGAGCAGCCGTGCTCACTGGGCTTCTATATCTTGGCGGTATGTTCGTGGTGTGGCTGGAGCGTAAGTTCACCGCGGACATGCAGAGCCGCTTTGGTCCAAATAGAGTGGGCAAGTACGGGCTGCTGCAGCTCATTGCCGATGCCCTCAAGCTGCTCACAAAGGAGGACATAGTTCCAAGAAGTGCTGACCAGCTGCTGTATCTCGGCGCTCCGATAGTGGCGGTATCCTCTGCCCTGCTCATGGCTGCGGGGATGCCATATGGCTACATACGGCTTCCCGACTGGAGCATACTGGGGGTGTCGCTCCAAGGCACGCACCTTCTGGCTGTGAGCAACCTCGATGTGGGCTTGCTGTATGTGGAGGCTGTGTCTGCAGTGTCTGTGGTGGGTATATTCATGGCTGGATGGGCGTCCCCCAACAAGTATGCCCTCATCAGTGCCTTCAGGAATGTGGCGAGGATGATAGGCTATGAGGTGCCGCTTGCCATGAGTGTGGTGGGGGTTGCGGTGATGGCGCACTCCCTCAACTTCGTGGACGTGGTGAACATGCAGAGCTCGCTGTATGAGCTGTTTCCAGTGCATCCATTACTTCGATACATCCCTGCATGGTTCATAATTCTTCAGCCCATTGGGTTTGTGGTCTTTGGTGTCTCGATGCTTGCAGAGCTGGGAAGCAAGCCCTTTGACCAGATTGAGGCTGAGGAGGAGATCGTGGCAGGATGGGGCGTGGAGTACAGTGGCATGCGTTGGGCTCTGATATATTTCTCGGAGTATTTCCATCTGATTTTGGGCTCGCTGTTCATGGTGCTGCTGTTCTTCGGGGGCTGGACGCTTCCATTTGACTACCCCATTTCCCTCTCGCCGCTGGTGCTGCTCGCCAAGGTCATACTCGTGATAATGGGGGTGCTGGTGGTCAGGTGGTCGCTTCCGAGGTTCCGAATAGACCAGGTGCAGACCCTCGGATGGAAGCTGCTGCTGCCCCTCTCCCTCATCAATCTGGCATGGGCTGGTGCCCTGGGGATGGTGCTGTAG
- the nuoK gene encoding NADH-quinone oxidoreductase subunit NuoK, which produces MIPIVLVLLLSAVVFAIGLFGLLIQKSGIRMLMCIELMLNSANINLVAFSGMHGNVQGQVLALLAIAVAAAETVIGLAILLVIFRHRGEINTDRLNVLRW; this is translated from the coding sequence GTGATACCCATCGTGCTCGTGCTGCTGCTCTCAGCAGTGGTGTTCGCCATCGGTCTGTTTGGATTGTTAATACAGAAAAGTGGCATCAGGATGCTGATGTGCATAGAGCTCATGCTCAACTCAGCCAATATCAACCTGGTGGCATTCTCTGGGATGCATGGCAACGTGCAGGGCCAGGTGCTCGCGCTGCTTGCCATTGCCGTTGCAGCTGCCGAGACCGTGATAGGGCTTGCAATACTGCTCGTGATATTCCGGCACAGGGGTGAAATCAATACGGACAGGTTAAACGTTCTGAGGTGGTAA
- a CDS encoding NADH-quinone oxidoreductase subunit B, with product MSKEACVPEVVLTTKEAIEDFVKKSKVKDLVGWARRNSLWFLTQPMGCCGIEMIAFGCPHYDCDRFGIIPRATPRQADVMIVSGYVTKKYYRAIKKLWEQMPEPKWAIAMGECAISGGPWWESYSMIAPPEKLIPIDVYIPGCPPRPEALIQGFLELQKKIKERQDRVSREHIH from the coding sequence ATGAGCAAGGAGGCGTGTGTGCCAGAGGTGGTTCTCACAACAAAAGAGGCAATAGAGGACTTTGTGAAGAAATCCAAAGTGAAAGACCTGGTGGGGTGGGCTCGCAGGAACTCCCTGTGGTTTTTGACCCAGCCGATGGGGTGCTGTGGAATCGAGATGATAGCCTTTGGATGTCCTCACTACGATTGCGACCGCTTTGGCATAATACCCAGAGCAACTCCAAGACAGGCAGACGTGATGATTGTGAGCGGATATGTGACCAAGAAGTATTATCGAGCTATAAAGAAGCTGTGGGAGCAGATGCCAGAGCCCAAGTGGGCAATAGCGATGGGGGAGTGTGCCATAAGTGGAGGTCCATGGTGGGAGTCGTACAGCATGATTGCGCCCCCCGAGAAGCTGATACCCATCGATGTGTACATTCCCGGATGTCCCCCACGCCCAGAGGCACTGATTCAGGGCTTCCTGGAGCTTCAAAAGAAGATCAAGGAAAGGCAGGACAGGGTCTCGAGGGAGCACATTCACTGA
- a CDS encoding NADH-quinone oxidoreductase subunit D-related protein produces the protein MAMAGQLEDSEMIVHIGPQHPSLPGPFMLDLKLKGEVVQDAYLNMGYIHKGIEKLLENRTYLQCIPITDRMCYLSSLSNNEVFCSCVERLLGVEPPERAQYIRVLVQELSRIQSHLIGMGEFAEFIGFMSMFMFLVRERESIITLIEMITGARLTHTYGRFGGVRHDLPDGFVDRARKLLPAFEKKMRENVDTLESDEVYLERTEGVGKVSPEVAKQVGVTGPVLRASGIEYDIRRVEPTLVYPDLDFKVITDKRGDVFARVHCRFEEIFESLHIIDQCLDQMPAGEVRAKLPKTIKPEGEAYCRVEDPRGEMAMYVVGDGSPKPYRVKVRDPSYANLQALPPVLRGVYVADVVAIAGSMDTCISGVDR, from the coding sequence ATGGCAATGGCAGGGCAGCTCGAGGATTCCGAGATGATTGTGCACATAGGACCTCAGCACCCCTCACTTCCAGGGCCCTTCATGCTCGACCTCAAGCTGAAGGGGGAGGTGGTGCAGGATGCATACCTCAACATGGGATACATCCACAAGGGCATAGAGAAGCTACTCGAAAACCGCACGTATCTTCAGTGCATACCCATCACCGACAGGATGTGCTATCTGTCCTCCCTGTCCAACAACGAGGTGTTCTGCTCCTGCGTGGAGCGCCTGCTCGGTGTGGAGCCGCCAGAGAGGGCACAGTACATCAGGGTGCTCGTGCAGGAGCTCTCCCGTATCCAGAGCCACCTGATTGGAATGGGTGAGTTCGCTGAGTTCATAGGTTTCATGAGCATGTTCATGTTTCTCGTCAGGGAGAGGGAGTCCATAATTACACTCATAGAGATGATCACGGGTGCGAGGCTCACCCACACGTATGGAAGGTTCGGTGGCGTGAGGCACGACCTTCCCGATGGGTTCGTGGACAGGGCACGAAAGCTGCTACCAGCGTTCGAGAAGAAGATGCGCGAGAATGTGGACACGCTGGAGAGCGACGAGGTGTACTTAGAGCGCACGGAGGGCGTTGGAAAGGTGAGCCCTGAGGTGGCAAAGCAGGTGGGCGTGACGGGCCCAGTGCTCAGGGCAAGCGGCATCGAGTATGACATCAGGCGCGTAGAGCCGACGCTCGTGTACCCAGACCTCGACTTCAAGGTCATCACAGACAAGAGGGGCGACGTGTTTGCCAGAGTGCACTGCAGGTTTGAGGAAATCTTCGAGAGCTTGCACATAATAGACCAGTGCCTCGACCAGATGCCCGCAGGCGAGGTGAGGGCCAAGCTTCCCAAGACCATCAAGCCAGAGGGTGAGGCCTATTGCCGGGTGGAGGACCCAAGGGGCGAGATGGCGATGTACGTGGTGGGCGATGGCTCGCCAAAGCCCTATCGCGTGAAGGTCAGGGACCCCTCATACGCCAACCTTCAGGCACTGCCCCCAGTACTCAGAGGTGTGTATGTGGCCGACGTGGTGGCAATTGCTGGCAGCATGGACACGTGCATCAGCGGGGTGGACAGGTGA
- a CDS encoding NADH-quinone oxidoreductase subunit C, with the protein MAEEGERRERPPEGLTKEELREWARRKAAERKAAKAKAEAGAPKEEEKPQKPAYTNPLADRLRQVLSDVLSDISVDHPTRVSARVEPENVRHALSVLKAELGLEQLIDVACVDALKLPGADPDTMWVVYHLGFYDDPTVLALKAVISRRNPRIQSVVDIFWNANWYEREIWEMFGVHFEGHPDLRPLFLTAELAREHPWRKDYPGYPNPYNTQR; encoded by the coding sequence ATGGCAGAGGAAGGCGAAAGGAGGGAGAGACCCCCAGAGGGGCTCACGAAGGAGGAGCTTCGGGAGTGGGCGAGGAGGAAGGCAGCCGAGAGAAAGGCTGCCAAGGCAAAGGCTGAGGCCGGTGCACCAAAAGAGGAAGAAAAGCCACAAAAGCCAGCATACACCAACCCCCTTGCAGACAGGCTCAGACAGGTGCTCTCTGATGTGCTCTCGGATATATCCGTTGACCATCCCACGAGGGTGAGCGCACGCGTTGAGCCAGAGAATGTACGGCACGCTCTCTCCGTGCTCAAGGCTGAGCTTGGACTCGAGCAGCTCATCGATGTGGCCTGTGTCGATGCCCTGAAGCTTCCGGGCGCAGACCCAGATACGATGTGGGTGGTGTACCATCTCGGCTTTTACGATGACCCCACCGTGCTTGCTCTCAAGGCTGTGATTTCGAGGCGGAACCCGCGGATACAGTCGGTGGTGGACATATTCTGGAATGCCAACTGGTACGAGCGGGAGATATGGGAGATGTTTGGCGTCCACTTCGAGGGCCACCCCGACCTGAGGCCTCTGTTCCTCACTGCAGAGCTCGCTCGGGAGCATCCATGGCGCAAGGACTATCCGGGCTATCCCAACCCATACAACACACAGAGGTGA
- a CDS encoding NADH-quinone oxidoreductase subunit J produces the protein MRKITWEHVKLAVFWLLNLCVALIFLLAMAVGIGVNRQWYVPVMQPAYTDTAFESGIVHIGRELFTTYVVPFEVLSLLLLSALVGAIYLAKRDVGGDLQ, from the coding sequence GTGCGTAAGATAACATGGGAGCACGTGAAGCTGGCGGTGTTCTGGCTGCTCAACCTGTGTGTGGCGCTGATATTCCTGCTGGCTATGGCAGTGGGAATAGGGGTCAACAGGCAATGGTATGTACCGGTGATGCAGCCAGCATACACGGACACGGCGTTCGAAAGCGGCATCGTGCACATTGGCAGAGAGCTCTTCACCACGTACGTGGTGCCGTTCGAGGTGCTCTCTCTGCTCCTGCTCTCTGCGCTGGTGGGGGCGATATACCTTGCCAAGAGAGATGTCGGGGGTGATTTGCAGTGA
- a CDS encoding 4Fe-4S binding protein yields the protein MVLKNLKLLLKGLKEEEVTRVYPDIAPPVEERWRGLQQLDPLKCIGCGSCVRACPNYAIELVELRYPYKNPKNKKGYPKIDLGVCLFCGLCEEVCPVNALRMGTKCDLAEWTREDLIYPPERLIPGDFEETHREEIEQLRQKMEEKRAQKAEEQPKEVQPKEPPEEQAAKKRAAKQRREEK from the coding sequence ATGGTGCTCAAGAATCTCAAGCTGCTGCTGAAGGGGCTAAAGGAGGAGGAGGTCACCCGCGTATATCCCGATATAGCTCCGCCGGTCGAGGAGCGATGGAGGGGACTACAACAGCTCGACCCACTGAAGTGCATAGGATGTGGAAGCTGTGTGAGGGCGTGTCCCAACTATGCGATAGAGCTGGTGGAGCTGAGATATCCGTACAAGAACCCCAAGAACAAGAAGGGGTATCCCAAGATAGACCTTGGCGTGTGCCTGTTCTGTGGGCTGTGTGAGGAGGTGTGCCCCGTGAATGCCCTGAGGATGGGCACTAAGTGCGATCTGGCAGAATGGACGCGTGAGGACCTCATCTATCCCCCAGAAAGGCTCATCCCAGGGGACTTCGAGGAGACCCACAGGGAAGAGATAGAGCAGCTCAGGCAGAAGATGGAGGAGAAGAGAGCGCAGAAGGCCGAGGAGCAGCCAAAAGAGGTGCAGCCCAAAGAGCCCCCAGAGGAGCAGGCAGCCAAGAAGAGGGCTGCCAAGCAGAGGAGGGAAGAGAAATGA
- a CDS encoding LAGLIDADG family homing endonuclease translates to MGASSETRWEEFFHEYYQPKIDELLAHFPEKKSLYVEFGKLESFDPKLADELLLHPESVLRDATAALSKFGHMGKSLKGGHVRIIGLPKSSHYMIKELRSEHIGRLIAVPGLIRKITEVRPRVVRAVFRCDRCDEEIPISQNKPELKEPKVCPREDCGSREFTLLAEKSEFVDTQKLRVQEAPEELEGGEQPQTLDVLCEDDLAGRVYPGDRVVVVGILRIRQRGERERKSPLFDLMLEGNSIEVMEQEFEELEILDEDIKKIKELASHPDISGMITRSIAPSIYGYEDIKEAIALQLFSGVSKLLPDGAHIRGDIHILLVGDPGIAKSQLLRYVKRLAPRGIYTSGKSTTSAGLTATAVKDEFGDGRWTLEAGALVMADKGIAAVDELDKMRPEDRSALHEAMEQQSYHPSFEITLADGSKHKIGEFVDGLFAKFPERKVKGIDCEILRTDDLGIEILTTDFGRVFKTKVDRVSRHKAPDYFVRIKYSNGREILVTPEHPVFVFRDGKITTVEASKGEVGDFAPAVISCEFEGRSELEKHVSGKKEVTLPDSVDECFATSGFASEGYSFAGSSMEVGLSNTNPAVIPEMREAMQKSFGVEPIDYTSVNRTLRLVSKPVYEFMHINFPELMRKSKGKRIPGSILSADVDTRVAFLRAAFMGDGGIESEALCYRTSSRGLAEDYQDLLLTLSIHSRIAVDSSTNSYKVYITGDCVERFVEIVLKDKGQNEKVKWLIERNKRNLRTHDVLPPYVGELIKACLKKLGMKYDGYFHEHLIGNYGVNRIVVGRYIEAIERRIGEIERIDAQSLKELREKLGYSQQRAAELIGVTRSTIDYAERGGYSEEERKTLLQKLRTEIKQVISEVRESLEKIKAMEKFRWLRIKEVEIVPNEGEYRTDWVYDVTVEPTHTFISHGLILHNTVSVAKAGILATLKSRCALLGAANPKLGRFDEFVPIPEQINMAPALLSRFDLIFVMKDRPQRERDERISRHILGTHYAGELIERKKNVADSTIPQEELERALQKIKPDIEPELLRKYIAYARREVFPVMEREAMEELENFYVGLRAEGIDENTPVPVTARQLEALVRLAEASARMRLSHRVTREDARRTIQIVSASLNQVARDPETGKLDADILTVGKSKTQRDKIKILLDIIKELQSQNKEGAPEDEVLQRASEQGIEEGRARELLDKLRIEGEVYRPHLGFYRLVYR, encoded by the coding sequence ATGGGCGCATCCTCTGAGACCAGATGGGAAGAGTTCTTCCACGAGTACTACCAGCCAAAGATAGATGAGCTGCTGGCCCACTTTCCAGAGAAAAAGAGCCTGTATGTGGAGTTCGGAAAGCTGGAGAGCTTTGACCCCAAGCTGGCAGACGAGCTGCTGCTCCATCCTGAGTCTGTGCTGAGAGATGCAACTGCCGCACTCTCAAAGTTCGGTCACATGGGAAAGAGCCTCAAGGGAGGGCATGTGCGCATCATCGGGCTTCCAAAGAGCTCCCACTATATGATAAAGGAGCTAAGAAGCGAGCACATAGGAAGGTTGATTGCCGTTCCAGGGCTCATACGAAAGATTACAGAGGTCAGACCAAGGGTGGTAAGGGCAGTTTTCAGATGCGACAGGTGTGATGAGGAGATCCCCATCTCTCAGAACAAGCCAGAGCTCAAAGAGCCAAAAGTGTGCCCACGTGAGGACTGTGGTTCCAGAGAGTTTACGCTCCTTGCAGAAAAAAGCGAGTTTGTGGACACGCAGAAGCTTCGGGTGCAGGAGGCTCCAGAGGAGCTCGAGGGGGGAGAGCAGCCCCAGACGCTCGATGTGCTGTGCGAGGATGACCTTGCCGGCAGGGTGTACCCCGGGGACAGGGTGGTTGTGGTGGGCATTCTCAGAATCCGTCAGCGAGGTGAGCGGGAGAGAAAGTCTCCCCTGTTTGACCTGATGCTGGAGGGAAACTCCATCGAGGTGATGGAGCAGGAGTTCGAGGAGCTCGAGATACTCGACGAGGATATAAAGAAAATAAAGGAGCTTGCAAGCCACCCAGACATCAGTGGAATGATAACGCGAAGCATAGCCCCCTCCATATACGGATACGAGGATATCAAGGAGGCGATAGCCCTCCAGCTGTTCTCTGGCGTGAGCAAGCTGCTCCCAGATGGGGCGCACATCAGGGGAGACATCCACATCCTGCTGGTGGGCGATCCCGGAATTGCCAAGAGCCAGCTGCTGAGGTACGTGAAGCGGCTCGCGCCCCGTGGGATATACACCAGCGGCAAGTCTACCACCTCGGCGGGACTCACCGCCACCGCCGTGAAGGACGAGTTCGGGGATGGCAGGTGGACGCTCGAGGCTGGTGCACTCGTGATGGCGGACAAGGGCATCGCCGCAGTGGATGAGCTGGACAAGATGCGCCCTGAAGACAGAAGTGCCCTTCACGAGGCGATGGAGCAGCAGAGCTACCACCCCTCATTCGAGATAACACTTGCGGATGGCTCCAAACACAAAATAGGTGAGTTTGTAGATGGTCTTTTCGCGAAATTCCCCGAAAGAAAGGTAAAAGGCATTGACTGCGAAATTCTGAGAACCGACGATTTGGGGATAGAGATACTCACAACGGACTTCGGCAGAGTATTTAAGACAAAAGTAGATAGGGTCAGCAGGCATAAAGCACCGGACTACTTTGTGAGGATAAAGTACTCCAACGGGAGGGAAATTCTGGTTACTCCGGAACATCCCGTTTTCGTGTTCAGAGATGGAAAGATAACGACCGTTGAAGCTTCAAAGGGTGAGGTGGGTGATTTCGCTCCGGCTGTGATAAGCTGTGAGTTTGAAGGTCGCAGTGAGTTAGAGAAACACGTATCAGGTAAAAAGGAAGTTACCCTTCCAGATAGCGTCGATGAATGCTTCGCTACTTCAGGCTTCGCATCCGAGGGTTACAGCTTCGCAGGGTCATCTATGGAGGTTGGTTTGTCGAATACGAACCCGGCAGTCATACCTGAGATGAGAGAAGCCATGCAGAAGTCATTTGGAGTTGAACCAATCGACTACACAAGCGTGAACAGGACGTTGAGGCTCGTTTCAAAGCCCGTTTACGAGTTTATGCACATCAATTTCCCAGAACTCATGAGAAAAAGTAAAGGGAAGAGAATTCCGGGAAGTATTTTGTCTGCAGATGTGGACACCAGAGTGGCTTTTTTGAGAGCAGCGTTTATGGGCGATGGTGGCATTGAAAGTGAAGCTTTATGCTACAGAACCTCATCGAGGGGATTGGCAGAAGACTATCAGGATTTGCTCCTGACCCTAAGCATCCATTCGAGGATAGCAGTTGACAGTTCAACAAACTCCTACAAGGTGTATATTACGGGAGACTGTGTTGAAAGGTTTGTTGAGATTGTTCTTAAGGATAAGGGACAGAACGAGAAAGTAAAATGGCTCATCGAAAGGAACAAAAGAAACCTGAGAACGCATGACGTTTTACCGCCATACGTTGGAGAACTGATTAAGGCTTGTCTGAAAAAGCTCGGAATGAAGTATGACGGATACTTCCACGAGCACTTGATTGGCAACTACGGCGTAAACAGGATTGTTGTAGGGAGGTATATAGAGGCAATTGAAAGGCGGATTGGGGAAATTGAACGCATAGATGCACAATCTCTTAAAGAGTTGCGAGAAAAGCTGGGCTACTCCCAGCAGAGAGCAGCAGAGCTGATAGGTGTCACGAGGAGCACAATTGATTACGCTGAGAGAGGAGGTTATTCTGAAGAGGAAAGAAAGACCTTACTTCAGAAGTTGAGAACTGAAATCAAACAGGTAATTTCCGAGGTCAGAGAAAGCTTGGAGAAAATCAAAGCGATGGAGAAGTTCAGGTGGCTGAGAATAAAAGAAGTCGAGATCGTTCCCAACGAAGGTGAATACAGAACTGATTGGGTGTACGATGTTACCGTGGAGCCGACACACACGTTCATAAGCCACGGGCTGATATTGCACAACACTGTTAGCGTGGCAAAGGCAGGAATACTCGCCACCCTCAAGTCGAGGTGTGCCCTGCTGGGGGCAGCCAACCCCAAGCTTGGAAGGTTCGACGAGTTCGTGCCCATCCCAGAGCAGATCAACATGGCACCTGCCCTGCTCTCCAGGTTCGACCTCATCTTCGTGATGAAGGACAGGCCACAAAGGGAGCGCGACGAGCGCATCTCGAGGCACATCCTCGGCACCCACTATGCTGGAGAGCTCATAGAGAGGAAGAAGAATGTGGCAGATAGCACCATTCCCCAAGAGGAGCTGGAAAGGGCGCTACAAAAGATAAAGCCAGACATCGAGCCAGAGCTGCTTCGCAAGTACATTGCCTATGCGAGAAGGGAGGTGTTCCCCGTGATGGAGCGCGAAGCTATGGAGGAACTCGAGAACTTCTACGTGGGACTCAGGGCAGAAGGTATTGACGAGAACACCCCAGTACCCGTCACCGCAAGACAGCTCGAGGCACTCGTGAGGCTCGCAGAGGCATCGGCGCGCATGAGGCTCTCTCACAGGGTGACCCGGGAAGATGCGAGGCGCACGATACAAATCGTCTCGGCATCCCTCAATCAGGTGGCCCGTGATCCAGAGACTGGAAAGCTGGATGCCGATATCCTGACGGTGGGAAAGAGCAAGACCCAGAGGGACAAGATAAAGATTCTGCTCGACATCATCAAGGAGCTGCAGTCCCAGAACAAGGAGGGTGCCCCAGAGGATGAGGTGCTGCAGCGAGCATCCGAGCAGGGTATTGAAGAGGGGAGGGCAAGGGAGCTACTGGACAAGCTGCGCATAGAGGGCGAGGTTTACCGACCTCATCTTGGCTTCTACAGGCTGGTGTACCGATGA
- a CDS encoding NADH-quinone oxidoreductase subunit J → MIDPYAYLSLDLLVFAIVALAIVLCSLLVVFARSIVHSALSLIGALFGVAVLYVLLYAPFVGLVQALIYIGGVGTLILFVVMLTRRRESGA, encoded by the coding sequence ATGATAGACCCCTATGCCTACCTCTCCCTCGACCTGTTGGTGTTTGCCATAGTGGCCCTCGCAATAGTGCTGTGCTCTCTGCTGGTGGTATTCGCCAGAAGCATCGTGCACAGCGCCCTCTCGCTCATTGGTGCGCTGTTCGGGGTGGCAGTGCTGTACGTGCTGCTCTATGCTCCGTTCGTTGGCCTCGTGCAGGCGCTGATATACATTGGTGGCGTGGGCACTCTCATACTGTTTGTAGTGATGCTCACGAGAAGGAGGGAGAGCGGTGCGTAA
- a CDS encoding NADH-quinone oxidoreductase subunit A, with protein sequence MSLYRGAGDTMAGMAGSILDNYVPIAVFLIFGFLVPIGALVFVKLVGPRRPSAAKCSTYECGWIPYGTARVRFNIEYYLYAIVFLVFDVEVLFLYPWAVSYRNPLITVPGFTTIAAIELLIFVLVLIVGYVYAWKKGALEWIR encoded by the coding sequence ATGTCCCTGTATCGAGGCGCTGGTGATACCATGGCAGGCATGGCAGGCTCAATCTTGGACAACTATGTGCCCATAGCTGTTTTCCTCATATTCGGCTTTCTCGTTCCGATAGGAGCCCTCGTGTTTGTGAAGCTGGTGGGCCCAAGAAGACCCTCTGCGGCGAAGTGCAGCACATACGAGTGCGGCTGGATTCCCTATGGCACTGCAAGGGTCAGGTTCAACATCGAGTACTACCTGTATGCCATCGTGTTTTTGGTGTTCGATGTGGAGGTGCTGTTTCTTTACCCGTGGGCTGTATCGTATCGCAATCCACTGATCACCGTTCCTGGCTTTACCACAATTGCAGCCATTGAGTTGCTGATATTTGTGCTGGTCCTCATCGTGGGGTACGTGTATGCGTGGAAGAAGGGTGCACTGGAGTGGATAAGATGA